Proteins encoded by one window of Halobaculum halobium:
- the hpt gene encoding hypoxanthine/guanine phosphoribosyltransferase, whose product MERLRQSLLDAPIIEKGEYQYFVHPISDGVPMLEPELLREIVIRIIRKAQIEDVDKIVTPAAMGIHISTALSLMTDIPLVVIRKREYGLEGEVALQQETGYSEGEMYINDVFEGDRVLVLDDVLSTGGTMKGILDALTHIGADVVDVVAVIKKAGPNKLDDTDHSVKTLINVTVEDGEVVVVDEYGDG is encoded by the coding sequence ATGGAACGCCTGCGCCAGTCCCTGCTGGACGCACCGATCATCGAGAAGGGCGAGTACCAGTACTTCGTTCACCCCATCAGCGACGGCGTCCCGATGCTGGAGCCGGAACTCCTCCGAGAGATCGTCATTCGGATCATCCGGAAGGCCCAGATCGAGGACGTCGACAAGATCGTCACGCCCGCCGCGATGGGGATCCACATCTCCACCGCGCTGTCGCTGATGACCGACATCCCGCTTGTCGTCATCCGCAAGCGGGAGTACGGCCTCGAGGGCGAAGTCGCACTCCAGCAGGAGACGGGCTATTCGGAGGGCGAGATGTACATCAACGACGTGTTCGAGGGCGACCGCGTGCTCGTGCTCGACGACGTGCTCTCGACGGGCGGCACGATGAAGGGTATCCTCGACGCGCTCACCCACATCGGCGCCGACGTGGTCGACGTCGTCGCGGTGATCAAGAAGGCCGGCCCGAACAAGCTCGACGACACCGACCACTCGGTGAAGACGCTGATCAACGTCACCGTCGAGGACGGCGAGGTCGTCGTCGTCGACGAGTACGGCGACGGCTGA
- a CDS encoding Na(+)/H(+) antiporter subunit D, translated as MVALDPLVPPFLFVLAAALVVPLLGRRAGHALGVLATAAVVPYVWLVPGGEHLPTLLFGFDAVLFNVDGFSRLMGVIFGFIGAIAVLYSWASGADERQTAFALGYVGTSLGAVFGGDWLTLIFFWELMAVTSTLLVWHYGGRAVRAGFRYALLHGIGGTLLLGAVIWHYVETGTFVFTGDGLAGVVAPVLAAVGIGVNVGFIGLHAWLPDTYPRPHIAASVFLCVYTTKTGVYGMFRAFPEGELAVAYMGALMAVFGAGMALLQGDMRRLLSYHIQSQVGYMVAGVGLGGALATAGAFGHVFNHILYKSLLFMTVGVVIYRTGEEHLEELGGLWRKLPVTAFAFLIAALSIAGFPGFNGFVSKGMVLAAAHKKHYDIIWYLLLAGGVGTFLSFIKLGYYVFLHGEYEGDVRPANVGQKLAMGTVAVLCVVLGVYPPALFAVLPDTGSYEYTTYTVPHVEEGLILAALGVVGFVILKKPLAKVGRVPDVDAIYNRAGFYGTRALVVGVTELYAAVDRAVVAGSSAVAGAVRDPAGTLDRIGAVGVIAGDDALTNGAHERPDIDLRAGFGTSVLLVALLVSLALLFLV; from the coding sequence ATGGTGGCGCTCGACCCGCTGGTCCCGCCGTTCCTGTTCGTGCTCGCGGCCGCGCTGGTCGTCCCCCTGCTGGGTCGCCGCGCCGGTCACGCGCTGGGCGTGCTCGCGACCGCGGCGGTCGTCCCGTACGTGTGGCTCGTGCCCGGCGGCGAGCACCTCCCGACGCTACTGTTCGGCTTCGACGCAGTCCTGTTCAACGTCGACGGGTTCTCGCGCCTGATGGGCGTCATCTTCGGCTTCATCGGCGCGATCGCGGTGCTGTACTCGTGGGCCAGCGGCGCCGACGAACGACAGACCGCGTTCGCGCTCGGCTACGTCGGCACCAGCCTCGGCGCGGTCTTCGGCGGCGACTGGCTCACGCTGATCTTTTTCTGGGAGCTGATGGCCGTCACCAGCACGCTCCTGGTGTGGCACTACGGCGGCCGCGCCGTGCGCGCGGGCTTCCGGTACGCCCTCCTCCACGGGATCGGCGGCACGCTCCTACTCGGGGCGGTGATCTGGCACTACGTGGAGACGGGCACGTTCGTCTTCACCGGCGACGGGTTGGCCGGCGTCGTCGCGCCCGTGCTCGCGGCAGTGGGTATCGGCGTCAACGTCGGCTTCATCGGGCTGCACGCCTGGCTGCCCGACACGTACCCCCGGCCGCACATCGCCGCCAGCGTGTTCCTGTGCGTGTACACCACCAAGACCGGCGTGTACGGCATGTTCCGGGCGTTCCCGGAGGGCGAACTCGCGGTCGCGTACATGGGCGCGCTGATGGCCGTCTTCGGTGCGGGGATGGCGCTGCTGCAGGGCGACATGCGGCGGCTGCTTTCGTATCACATCCAGTCGCAGGTGGGGTACATGGTCGCCGGCGTCGGCCTCGGCGGCGCGCTCGCCACCGCAGGCGCCTTCGGTCACGTCTTCAACCACATCCTCTACAAGAGCCTGCTGTTCATGACGGTCGGCGTCGTCATCTACCGCACCGGCGAGGAGCACCTCGAGGAACTGGGCGGGCTCTGGCGGAAGCTCCCCGTCACGGCGTTCGCGTTCCTGATCGCGGCGCTGTCGATCGCGGGATTCCCCGGGTTCAACGGGTTCGTCTCCAAGGGGATGGTGCTCGCGGCCGCTCACAAGAAGCACTACGACATCATCTGGTACCTGCTGCTTGCGGGCGGCGTCGGCACGTTCCTCTCGTTCATCAAGCTGGGTTACTACGTCTTCCTCCACGGCGAGTACGAGGGCGACGTGCGTCCGGCGAACGTCGGCCAGAAGCTCGCGATGGGGACCGTCGCCGTCCTGTGCGTCGTGCTTGGCGTCTACCCGCCCGCGCTGTTCGCGGTGCTTCCGGACACCGGCAGCTACGAATACACCACGTACACCGTCCCTCACGTTGAAGAGGGGCTGATCCTCGCGGCGCTCGGCGTGGTCGGCTTCGTCATCCTGAAGAAGCCGCTCGCGAAGGTCGGTCGCGTGCCCGACGTCGACGCGATCTACAACCGCGCGGGCTTCTACGGTACGCGGGCGCTCGTGGTCGGCGTCACCGAGCTGTACGCGGCGGTCGACCGCGCGGTCGTCGCGGGGTCGAGCGCCGTCGCGGGGGCCGTCCGGGACCCGGCCGGGACGCTCGACCGGATCGGCGCCGTCGGCGTGATCGCCGGCGACGACGCACTGACGAACGGCGCACACGAGCGGCCCGACATCGACCTGCGCGCCGGGTTCGGAACGAGCGTGTTGCTGGTCGCGTTGCTGGTCAGTCTCGCGCTGCTGTTCCTCGTGTGA
- a CDS encoding cation:proton antiporter yields MTDITSLRPLAAVLVSAVAIGPILLSGSRPNVRESWTAVAALAKFGIVASMVPAVLAGDTYVTNLGAFLPGARFALKADALGVLFALLASFLWIVTSSYSIGYMRGLDEHAQTRYFAAFAGSVSAAVGVAFASNLLVLFVFYELLTVATYPLVAHDETDEARSAARKYLAYTFGGGVAVLAGTALVYWLTGTVAFTPGGIEGLASADPMFARLAFALLATGFGVKAALMPLHSWLPDAMVAPTPVSALLHAVAVVKSGVFGIARIVLDVFGPDAVADLGMGLPLAAVAAFTLVTASVIALRQDNLKRRLAFSTVSQLSYIVLGLAVVAPTSLVGGLLHIPAHAFMKITLFFAAGALHVETHTDDISDMAGIGRRMPLTMAAFAVAAAGMAGIPLVAGFVSKYFLLIGSVSAGQTLFAVALLVSGVLNIGYFWPVVYTAFFESPEETDEKPLVGGPLGGRLSWGRAAVAEAETSDTDAVADGGGDAYGHEGGHDHAGGWDRRGWTGGESTWFMLAPILVTALGSVVLGIVPDGAVFLRIVRLIVAGATGVSV; encoded by the coding sequence ATGACCGATATCACGTCACTCAGACCGCTCGCGGCCGTGCTCGTCTCGGCAGTCGCTATCGGCCCGATCCTGCTGTCGGGCAGCCGGCCGAACGTCCGCGAGTCGTGGACCGCGGTCGCGGCGCTCGCGAAGTTCGGCATCGTCGCCAGCATGGTGCCCGCCGTGCTCGCCGGCGACACGTACGTCACGAATTTGGGCGCGTTCCTCCCGGGCGCCCGGTTCGCGCTGAAAGCGGACGCGCTGGGCGTCCTCTTCGCGCTCTTGGCCAGTTTTCTGTGGATCGTCACTAGCAGCTACAGCATCGGCTACATGCGCGGGCTCGACGAGCACGCACAGACGCGCTACTTCGCCGCCTTCGCCGGCAGCGTCTCCGCGGCGGTCGGCGTCGCGTTCGCGTCGAACCTGCTGGTGCTGTTCGTCTTCTACGAACTGCTCACCGTCGCGACGTACCCGCTCGTCGCCCACGACGAGACGGATGAGGCGCGCTCGGCCGCCCGGAAGTACCTCGCGTACACGTTCGGCGGCGGCGTCGCTGTGCTGGCTGGCACCGCGCTCGTCTACTGGCTCACCGGAACCGTCGCGTTCACCCCGGGCGGTATCGAGGGGCTCGCCTCGGCGGACCCGATGTTCGCCCGGCTGGCGTTCGCGCTGCTGGCGACCGGGTTCGGGGTGAAGGCGGCGCTGATGCCGCTGCACTCGTGGCTGCCCGACGCGATGGTCGCGCCCACGCCCGTCTCCGCGCTGTTGCACGCGGTCGCGGTCGTGAAAAGCGGCGTCTTCGGCATCGCCCGGATCGTCCTCGACGTGTTCGGGCCCGACGCCGTCGCGGACCTGGGGATGGGGCTGCCGCTTGCGGCGGTCGCGGCGTTCACGCTCGTGACCGCCAGCGTCATCGCGCTCAGGCAGGACAATCTCAAGCGCCGGCTCGCCTTCTCGACGGTGAGCCAACTGTCGTACATCGTGCTCGGGCTTGCGGTGGTAGCGCCAACGTCGCTGGTTGGTGGACTGCTCCATATCCCGGCGCACGCGTTCATGAAGATCACCCTGTTCTTCGCCGCCGGGGCCCTCCACGTCGAGACCCACACCGACGACATCTCCGACATGGCCGGCATCGGGAGGCGGATGCCGCTGACGATGGCGGCGTTCGCCGTCGCCGCGGCCGGGATGGCGGGCATCCCGCTGGTCGCCGGCTTCGTGAGCAAGTACTTCCTGCTCATCGGTTCGGTGTCGGCGGGACAGACGCTGTTCGCGGTCGCGCTGCTCGTCTCGGGGGTGTTGAACATCGGCTACTTCTGGCCGGTCGTGTACACCGCCTTCTTCGAGTCGCCCGAGGAGACCGACGAGAAGCCGCTCGTCGGGGGGCCGCTGGGCGGCCGACTGTCGTGGGGGCGCGCGGCCGTCGCTGAAGCTGAAACCTCCGACACCGACGCGGTCGCGGACGGCGGCGGCGACGCCTACGGCCACGAAGGCGGCCACGACCATGCGGGCGGCTGGGACCGCCGCGGGTGGACCGGCGGCGAGTCGACGTGGTTCATGCTCGCACCGATCCTCGTCACCGCGCTCGGGTCTGTCGTCCTCGGGATCGTCCCCGACGGCGCCGTGTTCCTCAGGATCGTCCGCCTGATCGTCGCGGGCGCCACGGGGGTGAGCGTCTGA